Within Metabacillus sp. KUDC1714, the genomic segment ACAGTACTACATGTATTCAAATACATGGTCATACTTTAATTCTTATTTATTCATCAATTAGGGGGCAGTCCTTTTGAAATTTTGTAAGACTTTTTAACCTATTTCTTCATATGGTTGTTAGATTGATCTTGTTGTTCTTTTTCTAACAATTTTTCTTCATCATTCGATAATTGATCATTATTTTGATTAGTAGGCTGTTTTTGTTGGTTGTCAAGGATTTCATTTGGTATCTCAGGAACAACGCGTCCTACAATAGCTGCTAGCTCATCAAGTATACCGACAATAGGGCGACCTTCGCTGATTTCACGGCCCATCTCACGGAGTCTGACATTTGTATCAGCGTCAGCAATTACAACAGCACTTGCACCATATGGATCATGCATCAAGCTTTCAGCAACAGTATATTTTATCGATTCAACTTTATTTCGATCTAATTCTGAATTTACATCAATACCTATAACAGCAAATTTGCCTATAACTACTGCTGTTGCATCATTCACTTGTGGAATTTCATTGGCAAGTTCAACTAAATGCTTTGAAATTTGTTGACCAGTTTTACGATCAATATTTTCATCAACACTATTTTTAACATTAATTGGTGTGCCATCATCATTTTCTTGATCTGTTTTCGGTGCACCTTGATTTACAGTACAACCGGTAAGAGCAATGGCTGTTAGTAGTAAAACAGTAAATAAATATCTCATGAAATCACTCCTTAAAAGTTAGGATCACATATATGAAGGTCCTGAATGAAGGTTTTTTCCTTGCTTTTTAACTTTATTGTTTAATAAACCTTCTATCTTTATTCATCCTTTCATATATTTTAGCAACGCTTCATTCACAGCTTGACTTTTTTTCACTACCTAATTGTTTCACTCCATAAAAAAATAGCAACGGAGTAGGAGGCGGAGGTTTGAGGAAGATTTATGTTCTAGACACAAATGTATTGTTGCAAGATCCGAATTCAATTTTTTCTTTTGAAGAAAATGAGGTAATTATTCCCGCAGTAGTATTAGAAGAGGTGGATTCAAAAAAGCGCTACATGGACGAAATAGGCCGTAATGCTAGACAAGTATCAAAACTGATTGATCAACTAAGGGAATCAGGAAAATTACATGAGAAAATTCCTTTGCCAAACGGTGGATCATTAAGGATTGAATTAAATCATCGTTCATTTCATCAGCTTCAAGAAATTTTTGTAGAAAAAACAAATGATAACCGTATTTTAGCAGTTGCCAAAAATTTATCATTAGAGGAGCAGACGAAGGAAAATGGCCGAGCTGTAATATTAGTCAGTAAAGACACTTTAGTTCGGGTTAAAGCAGATGCAATTGGGCTAATTGCAGAGGATTTTCTCAGTGACCGTGTAGTAGAAATTGATCATATTTACACAGGATTTCTTGATTTGTATATAAGTAGTGATAAATTAGATCGTTTTTATGAAAAAAATGAATTAATTCTTTCTGAGATAACAAATCATCCATTTTACCCCAATCAGTTTGTCGTTATGAAGGATGCGTTAGGCGGCTCCGCTTCAGCAATAGGCAAGGTAGATCATTCTGGGAAGAAGATTCAACGACTTGTATTTGATCATGATCATATTTGGGGAATTCGACCTCGAAATGTTCAGCAAACGATGGCATTAGAGCTATTACTACGAACCGACATACCATTAGTAACTCTTATTGGCAAAGCAGGAACCGGCAAAACATTACTGGCTCTTGCTGCGGGACTCATGCAAACAGAGGATTTAGGTACTTATAAAAAGTTACTTGTTGCAAGACCAATCGTTCCTGTAGGGAAAGATTTAGGATTTTTACCAGGTGAAAAGGAAGAAAAGCTAAGACCTTGGATGCAACCAATTTATGATAATTTAGAGTATTTATTTAATACGAAAAAACCAGGAGAGCTTGATGCTATATTAGCGGGGATGGGTTCAATCGAAGTTGAGGCACTAACGTATATTAGAGGAAGAAGTATCCCTGAACAAATTATTCTGATCGATGAAGCGCAAAACTTAACAAAGCATGAGGTTAAAACGATTTTGACCCGTGTTGGTGAGAGAAGTAAAATCGTCTTAATGGGTGACCCCGAACAAATTGATCATCCGTATTTAGATGAGTATAACAATGGGCTCACGTATGTAGTTGAAAAATTTAAGGATCAGCCAATCGCCGGACATGTGCGCTTAGTAAAAGGTGAACGATCAGGTTTGGCACAGCTTGCAGCAGATTTGCTTTAAGTGAAGGTTTAAAAAGGGGCAGAAGGTTTAGCTCTGTCTGCCCCTTTTTACAGATGATGAACCAACATTAAAGAACATTGATTTGTTTTATATGCTTTACCGGATCAGATGCATTTGAACCGTCTCCTAAATAAACGTAGATTGGTCCATCTTCCTTTAATGGCTTGCCTTGCATACTAAATCCTAATATGACTTCATTTGCTTCCTCAATCGATATTATGAAAGGTTTTTCATTAGTAACAAATTCAACTTTTAATGCATCATCTTGAATTCCTGCATTTTGAAGAAAGGGCTTTAATGGAACTCCAAATGAACCATTTAACACTCTTTGTTTTTCGTATGTACGTTCAGTTTTTAGTGTAGGAGGGTAAATTGCTCCTTCTCTAATTTCTCTTTCCCAATGCTTTGATACTGACTTCGTATATTCTTCGAGTTCATCTGTTGTTTCTTGCTCTGTGATAAAAAAAGTGGTTAAATCAACTTTTCTATCATCGAAGATCCACACACCAGGATCTAATGTTATTTCATAATCCACCTTGCCTTTTATCATGACGATTGCTTCCATTATAAACACTCCTTTACATCGCAAGTATAAGCTTTTCAAGAAAATTTGTCACACTATATGAAAAATGCACATTCTAACTGTGTTACTTGAGCTGAAATTACCTGCTTCTTATAGAAATCACAATTCATTGAAAGTAAAAGTTCATGTTTAGGCTGTTTGTCCTTGCTTTTTCAACGATTTGGATTTAATATTAATACATAGAAAAGGGTAATCGCTCGGAAACGGAGGGATTAATTTGGCGTCTGAGATTGCTGTTGATCATCGAGAAAAGGCACTTGCTATATTAAAGGCAGATGCTGACAAAATCATGAAATTGATTAAAGTCCAAATGGACAATTTAACGATGCCTCAATGTCCTCTTTATGAAGAGGTTTTAGATACACAAATGTTTGGTTTATCTAGAGAAATAGACTTTGCTGTAAGGCTAGGCTTAATTGAGGAACGTGAAGGAAAAGACCTGCTTGATTCACTTGAGCGAGAGTTGTCTGCATTACATGATGCATTTACAGCCAAATAATTAACCAAAACTCAAACTAACTTTAAGTAAGTTTGAGTTTTTTTATTTTTAACAAGTTTTTAAAGGAATTTCATTTTTCTAGGTCGAAGATATAGTAAAATAAAAGCAACATAGAATAACCCCATGATTAGATAAGGAAGAGATAATAATGGTTAAGAAAATACTAAAATCTTATGATTATTCATTAATATTAGCTGTGGTTTTATTATGCGCATTTGGACTTGTTATGGTCTATAGCTCTAGTATGATAACAGCTGTTGCTCGCTATGAGGTGGAAGCTGATTATTTTTTTCAGCGTCAAAAACTAGCTTTAATTGCTGGTGGTTTAGCCTTTATCGTGATGATGATTTTTCCATATAGAGCTTTTCTAACAAGTGGAATGTTGAAGTTAATTGTGTTTGGTTCTATTGGTTTGTTAGTCTCTTTATTTTTTATTGGTCACGTTGCAGGAAATGCACAAAGTTGGATTAAGCTAGGTGGAATGAATCTTCAGCCTGGTGAATTTGTAAAACTTAGTGTGATTATTTATTTAGCAGCAGTTTATGATAAGAAACAATCATACATAGATGAATTTGGTAGAGGGGTTTTACCACCATTGATTTTTACTGGGATCATCTGTTTTTTTGTGATTATTCAGCCGGATTTTGGGACTGCTTTTATAATAGGAATGATCGCGATTTGTATGATCCTTTGCTCTGGAATGGCGATTAAAAGTATAGGCAAACTTATTTCTCTCGTTTTATTATTCGGTATTCTTATGTCACCTATAATCATGTTTAAAGCTGATCAAATTTTTAGTGAGGAACGGTTAAGTCGTTTCACTGGTTTTGCAGATCCTTTTGCTCATGAAGGTGGAGCTGGTTATCAGCTAGTAAACTCATTTTACGCCATAGGATCTGGTGGTTTAACAGGATTAGGACTCGGTCAAAGTGTACAAAAGTACGGATACCTACCTGAATCGCACACAGATTTTATCATGGCAGTAATTGCTGAGGAATTAGGAATCTTTGGTGTCATGTTTGTTCTAATTCTTCTCTCATTTATTATCTTAAAAGGATTTTCCATTGCTCGTAAATGTCAGGATCCTTTTGGTACATTACTTTCGGTCGGAATCTCAAGTATGATAGCTATTCAAGCAATGATTAACCTTGGCGGCTTAACAGGGCTTATACCGATTACTGGTGTTCCGCTTCCCTTTATTAGTTATGGAGGTTCCTCGATCCTTTTATTGCTCATTTCCATGGGACTACTAGTTAATGTTTCAATGTTTACCACATATCGAGAAACGTATCAAAAGCCAACAACTCAAGAAGTCAAGCCTGCTGCAGTTATCAAGCCATTACAACAAAAAAACAACTCTTCAATGCGTTAAAGAAACAATTAAATGTGTTACGTAATTAGTACAATATGTTATACTTTTCGATAAAGAATAACATATTGCACTGTCAAAAGGGGGATTATTATGTCGTTAAGAAAGATTAGCAAATTATTAGTTGCAAACAGAGGCGAAATTGCGATCCGTGTATTTCGCGCATGTACAGAATTACATATTCGTACAGTTGCGATTTATTCTAAAGAGGATTCTGGTTCGTATCATCGGTATAAAGCTGATGAAGCATATCTTGTAGGCGAGGGTAAGAAGCCAATCGATGCTTATTTGGATATTGAAGGTATTATCGAAATTGCAAAAAATAATAAAGTAGACGCTATCCATCCGGGTTATGGATTTTTATCTGAAAATATTCATTTCGCTAGACGCTGTGAAGAGGAAGGGATTACTTTTGTTGGACCTGAATCAAAACACTTAGACATGTTTGGTGATAAAGTAAAGGCACGTACACAAGCTGAGTTAGCGAGTATTCCAGTTATTCCTGGAAGTGATGGACCAGTTACAAACTTGGACGAAGCGATCCAATTTGGTGAAAATTTCGGTTATCCATTCATGATTAAAGCCTCTTTAGGTGGTGGTGGAAGAGGGATGCGCATCGTTCGTAGTGAATCTGGATTAAAAGAATCATATGAACGGGCTAAATCTGAAGCGAAAGCCGCTTTTGGTAATGATGAGGTATATGTCGAGAAATTCATAGAAAACCCTAAGCATATTGAAGTGCAGATTTTTGGTGATCATGAGGGAAATATTGTACACCTTTATGAAAGGGATTGCTCTGTTCAAAGACGTCATCAAAAGGTTGTTGAAGTTGCACCAAGTGTTTCTCTATCTGAGGAATTGAGAATTGAGATATGTGAAGCAGCTGTGAAATTAATGAAAAATGTTCAATATTTAAACGCAGGAACAGTTGAATTTTTAGTTTCAGGTGAGGAATACTTTTTCATAGAAGTAAACCCACGTGTTCAAGTTGAGCATACTATTACTGAAATGATAACCGGAATTGATATCGTTCAAACGCAAATTATGGTCGCTCAAGGTCATTTGCTTACTGGTAAGGAAATCGGTATCACATCTCAAGAACAAATTAAGATAAATGGTTATGCTATTCAATCACGTGTAACAACTGAAGATCCTCTTAATAATTTTATGCCAGATACAGGTAAGATTATGGCTTATCGTTCGGGTGGTGGTTTTGGCGTACGACTAGACGCTGGGAATGGCTTTCAAGGTGCAGTAATTACACCACATTATGATTCATTATTGGTTAAACTTTCAACTCAGGCACTAACATTTGAGCAAGCTGCATCTAAAATGGTCAGAAACTTAAGGGAATTCAGAATTCGTGGCATTAAAACAAATATACCGTTTTTAGAAAATGTCGTTAAGCATCAAGACTTTTTATCTGGAAAATATAATACATCATTTATTGATTCAACTCCTGAATTATTTGTCTTTCCAAAACGTAAGGATCGCGGAACTAAAATGCTTACATATATAGGGAATGTAACTGTGAATGGATTTCCGGGAATTGGGGAAAAGAAGAAGCCAGTTTTTGATAAGCCTGTTATTCCAAAGGTCAAATACACTGAGGAAATTCCTAGTGGAACAAAGCAAATATTAGATACTCATGGTGCTGATGGACTGGTCAACTGGATTAAGGATCAATCGCAAGTTTTATTAACAGACACCACTTTCCGAGACGGGCATCAATCCTTACTTGCTACACGTGTACGTACTACTGACTTAAAGCATATTGCTGAACCGACTGCACGTTTGATTCCTGATTTATTCTCCTTAGAAATGTGGGGAGGAGCTACGTTTGATGTTGCTTATCGCTTTTTAAAAGAAGATCCATGGGAGCGTCTGTTAACTATTAGAGAAAAGGCTCCAAATGTGCTGTTACAAATGCTGCTTCGTGCATCAAATGCAGTAGGATACAAAAATTATCCTGATAATGTAATTAAAGAATTTGTAGAAAAGTCTGCTTTCGCAGGCATTGATGTCTTTAGAATATTTGATAGTCTTAACTGGGTAAAAGGTATGACTTTGGCCATTGATGCTGTTCGAGATAATGGCAAAATTGCTGAAGCTGCAATTTGTTATACAGGAGATATTCTTGATTCTACTAGGCAAAAATATGACCTTACTTATTATAAGGATTTGGCAAAGGAACTTGAACAATCTGGTGCCCACATTTTAGCGATTAAAGATATGGCGGGACTATTAAAACCGCAAGCTGCATATAACTTAATCTCAACACTTAAAGAAACAGTTGATTTACCTATCCATCTTCATACTCATGACACAAGCGGAAATGGTATATTTACCTATGCAAAGGCAATCGAAGCAGGGGTAGATATTGTTGATGTGGCGGT encodes:
- a CDS encoding YhcN/YlaJ family sporulation lipoprotein yields the protein MRYLFTVLLLTAIALTGCTVNQGAPKTDQENDDGTPINVKNSVDENIDRKTGQQISKHLVELANEIPQVNDATAVVIGKFAVIGIDVNSELDRNKVESIKYTVAESLMHDPYGASAVVIADADTNVRLREMGREISEGRPIVGILDELAAIVGRVVPEIPNEILDNQQKQPTNQNNDQLSNDEEKLLEKEQQDQSNNHMKK
- a CDS encoding PhoH family protein produces the protein MRKIYVLDTNVLLQDPNSIFSFEENEVIIPAVVLEEVDSKKRYMDEIGRNARQVSKLIDQLRESGKLHEKIPLPNGGSLRIELNHRSFHQLQEIFVEKTNDNRILAVAKNLSLEEQTKENGRAVILVSKDTLVRVKADAIGLIAEDFLSDRVVEIDHIYTGFLDLYISSDKLDRFYEKNELILSEITNHPFYPNQFVVMKDALGGSASAIGKVDHSGKKIQRLVFDHDHIWGIRPRNVQQTMALELLLRTDIPLVTLIGKAGTGKTLLALAAGLMQTEDLGTYKKLLVARPIVPVGKDLGFLPGEKEEKLRPWMQPIYDNLEYLFNTKKPGELDAILAGMGSIEVEALTYIRGRSIPEQIILIDEAQNLTKHEVKTILTRVGERSKIVLMGDPEQIDHPYLDEYNNGLTYVVEKFKDQPIAGHVRLVKGERSGLAQLAADLL
- a CDS encoding molybdopterin-binding protein → MEAIVMIKGKVDYEITLDPGVWIFDDRKVDLTTFFITEQETTDELEEYTKSVSKHWEREIREGAIYPPTLKTERTYEKQRVLNGSFGVPLKPFLQNAGIQDDALKVEFVTNEKPFIISIEEANEVILGFSMQGKPLKEDGPIYVYLGDGSNASDPVKHIKQINVL
- the pyc gene encoding pyruvate carboxylase, producing the protein MSLRKISKLLVANRGEIAIRVFRACTELHIRTVAIYSKEDSGSYHRYKADEAYLVGEGKKPIDAYLDIEGIIEIAKNNKVDAIHPGYGFLSENIHFARRCEEEGITFVGPESKHLDMFGDKVKARTQAELASIPVIPGSDGPVTNLDEAIQFGENFGYPFMIKASLGGGGRGMRIVRSESGLKESYERAKSEAKAAFGNDEVYVEKFIENPKHIEVQIFGDHEGNIVHLYERDCSVQRRHQKVVEVAPSVSLSEELRIEICEAAVKLMKNVQYLNAGTVEFLVSGEEYFFIEVNPRVQVEHTITEMITGIDIVQTQIMVAQGHLLTGKEIGITSQEQIKINGYAIQSRVTTEDPLNNFMPDTGKIMAYRSGGGFGVRLDAGNGFQGAVITPHYDSLLVKLSTQALTFEQAASKMVRNLREFRIRGIKTNIPFLENVVKHQDFLSGKYNTSFIDSTPELFVFPKRKDRGTKMLTYIGNVTVNGFPGIGEKKKPVFDKPVIPKVKYTEEIPSGTKQILDTHGADGLVNWIKDQSQVLLTDTTFRDGHQSLLATRVRTTDLKHIAEPTARLIPDLFSLEMWGGATFDVAYRFLKEDPWERLLTIREKAPNVLLQMLLRASNAVGYKNYPDNVIKEFVEKSAFAGIDVFRIFDSLNWVKGMTLAIDAVRDNGKIAEAAICYTGDILDSTRQKYDLTYYKDLAKELEQSGAHILAIKDMAGLLKPQAAYNLISTLKETVDLPIHLHTHDTSGNGIFTYAKAIEAGVDIVDVAVSSMAGLTSQPSANSLYHALEGIKRQPKVDINSLEKLSQYWEGVRKYYADFESGMNAPHSEIYMHEMPGGQYSNLQQQAKAVGLGDKWNDVKEMYRRVNDLFGDIVKVTPSSKVVGDMALFMVQNKLNEDDIFERGESLDFPDSVIELFEGYLGQPHGGFPKELQRIILKGRSPLTERPGERLEPVNFQAMKEDLFHSLGRPVTSFEAIANALYPKVFTEYIKTCDAYGDISVLDTPTFLYGMRLGEEIEVEIEQGKTLIVKLVSVGEPQADGTRIVYFELNGQPREVVIKDESVKSTVVTKIKADSGNDEHIGATMPGTVIKVLVEKGEKVNKGDHLIITEAMKMETTVQAPFAGTVKGIHVSNGEGIQTGDLLIEVVKG
- a CDS encoding FtsW/RodA/SpoVE family cell cycle protein — translated: MVKKILKSYDYSLILAVVLLCAFGLVMVYSSSMITAVARYEVEADYFFQRQKLALIAGGLAFIVMMIFPYRAFLTSGMLKLIVFGSIGLLVSLFFIGHVAGNAQSWIKLGGMNLQPGEFVKLSVIIYLAAVYDKKQSYIDEFGRGVLPPLIFTGIICFFVIIQPDFGTAFIIGMIAICMILCSGMAIKSIGKLISLVLLFGILMSPIIMFKADQIFSEERLSRFTGFADPFAHEGGAGYQLVNSFYAIGSGGLTGLGLGQSVQKYGYLPESHTDFIMAVIAEELGIFGVMFVLILLSFIILKGFSIARKCQDPFGTLLSVGISSMIAIQAMINLGGLTGLIPITGVPLPFISYGGSSILLLLISMGLLVNVSMFTTYRETYQKPTTQEVKPAAVIKPLQQKNNSSMR
- a CDS encoding YlaN family protein, whose amino-acid sequence is MASEIAVDHREKALAILKADADKIMKLIKVQMDNLTMPQCPLYEEVLDTQMFGLSREIDFAVRLGLIEEREGKDLLDSLERELSALHDAFTAK